The Chitinophaga caeni genome segment TAACTTACGGACCTCGCTGGTCTTCAACCATTTTTTTCCCGGCTGCCCTTGCTGCTCCCGGAGCAACTTCCTGATCTCTTCCAGGAGTTCTAATTTAAGGTCTTGCAGATCGGCTAAGGTTACTATCTGGTTTGTATAGATATGATCTCTTTGGGTGAGATTGGAACCCGCTGGTGGCGCTTTCATATAACACTCGATTTGTTAAGAGTGCAATTTGAAATGTTTGAAACGGGTTAAAGGGTAGGTGGACGTAATGGGGTCGAAAAAGCAAGTATTCTAATTCGTAAGAACTAGAATGAAGTTAACTATGGTTACTTTAATTCGACGACGGATTAATATCAACCCTATCGTTGACACATAAGTTTACCTCCTCCCTTTGATCACCTTGATTTCCGCCTGCACCTCCCGGATAAGTGTTGCAATACTTTGCATATCCTGCGCCTCCGGCACTTCCACGGTATGATAGCTATGGAAGCGCCACAGTTCCAGTACCTCGGAGAAAGGAACGGTGTAGGGCTGGTAGCTTTTATTCATGGATTCCATTAGTAAACCATCTCCTTTTAGCGTTACCTGCTTGAATACAAAATCCTGCTCACCCTTCAGGATAGCCACGCAGAGGGTTTGAGGTTTGATATCCCGCCAGTCTTCCAGGTACTGGCCGATCACATCACAGCCATCCGGGAAAGGCAACATGGAATCTCCTGTTATCGTGAACATCCGGTACGTTTTCCCTTTCGGCAGTGAAGGAAAACTGAAGCGCGGTAAACCGGCGATAAACTCCGGGTCGCGGTGACCGGCTATATAGCCGGCCTTGGCCTTTACCGGCACATATTCCAGGTTTTCCTTGCTCGTCTTATCCACTGTCATCGCCAGCACCCGCATATTGCTGCCCGTGATATACACATCATTGCCTGCCTCCAGTTGCCGCAGGCTCAGCTCTGAGAGGCTGGAAAGGTCAATTTTA includes the following:
- a CDS encoding helix-turn-helix domain-containing protein, which translates into the protein MKAPPAGSNLTQRDHIYTNQIVTLADLQDLKLELLEEIRKLLREQQGQPGKKWLKTSEVRKLLDASPGTLQRLRNDGTLPHKKIGGIVYYDYEQISKMLAPDQFSQHKSYKK
- a CDS encoding XRE family transcriptional regulator, whose protein sequence is MKTQKIFFCGNLKFLRERKHKSQEELANILGIKRSKLAALESGQTKSPLPEDFLNISEYFKISVDSLFKIDLSSLSELSLRQLEAGNDVYITGSNMRVLAMTVDKTSKENLEYVPVKAKAGYIAGHRDPEFIAGLPRFSFPSLPKGKTYRMFTITGDSMLPFPDGCDVIGQYLEDWRDIKPQTLCVAILKGEQDFVFKQVTLKGDGLLMESMNKSYQPYTVPFSEVLELWRFHSYHTVEVPEAQDMQSIATLIREVQAEIKVIKGRR